The Alteromonas stellipolaris genome includes a region encoding these proteins:
- a CDS encoding putative bifunctional diguanylate cyclase/phosphodiesterase has translation MAVASFSTLITLLVMSVYQINTLSNAEVRRVNSLAQILAPNVTASLIFNDKEAIHELIEPLAYQDSVVMVSVIDHQGDVFTSIDIAESAARLDNQALTKTETSLEAHDSHYGSLIIYTDDSSVRKHVSFYLMFLGAIFITIIVFGFFLSLFASKRFIYPILRLAAVVKKVTHSHDYSIRATYSSFDEIGDLTKGFNSMLETISLRDNLLESTVQQRTGELEKANIELRDQAYKDSLSGLPNRRYIYELINDVSKNVKPHTFTLLFLDLDGFKEVNDTLGHDYGDLLIVDAAKRIQAIINKGDTLARLGGDEFTIFLRDVAEPSVIESIANRIRYEFNKPFLIRDESVHITASIGASSYPECGQSAEEIMKKADLAMYEAKSSGRNCYRFFHTSMLEKLEAKKLVISDLRQALKNDELELFYQPIYNIETRKIDKAEALIRWHHPEKGVISPQDFIPIAEENGLIVELGNWVLQNAIANVQAFRQSLCPNFCVNINVSAAQLKPEDNWIPEFIRILDDANLGANAIAIEITETALMTDRKKVVEDLRLLKEKGVEIAIDDFGVGYSSLSYLQQLKIDIIKIDKSFVQQLGIDSAGTTLCNTIVQMAKNLNIKVVAEGIEDEAQLQMLTEFGCHFGQGYFIAKPAQAKKFETFFHAFKPAHIASKTALKGEVLL, from the coding sequence ATGGCAGTAGCGTCATTTTCTACGCTTATCACGTTGCTAGTCATGTCGGTGTATCAAATTAATACGTTGAGTAACGCTGAAGTTCGACGGGTAAATTCACTGGCACAAATACTCGCTCCCAATGTCACGGCATCACTCATTTTTAACGACAAAGAAGCTATTCATGAGCTTATAGAACCACTCGCCTATCAGGACAGTGTGGTCATGGTGAGTGTAATAGATCATCAAGGTGATGTTTTTACATCAATTGATATCGCTGAGAGTGCAGCACGATTAGATAACCAAGCGCTGACTAAAACTGAGACTAGCTTAGAAGCGCATGACTCTCATTATGGCTCACTTATTATCTATACGGATGATAGTTCAGTGAGGAAACATGTTTCATTCTATTTGATGTTTCTAGGTGCCATCTTTATCACTATTATCGTTTTTGGCTTTTTCCTTTCACTTTTCGCTAGTAAGCGTTTTATCTATCCTATTTTGCGCTTGGCGGCAGTGGTTAAAAAGGTGACTCACAGTCATGATTACTCAATAAGAGCGACCTATAGTTCCTTTGATGAAATAGGGGACTTAACGAAAGGGTTTAATTCGATGTTAGAAACCATTTCCCTTAGAGATAACTTGTTAGAGAGTACGGTTCAGCAACGGACTGGTGAATTAGAAAAGGCCAATATTGAATTAAGAGATCAAGCATACAAAGACAGTTTATCCGGTTTGCCAAATCGGCGTTATATTTATGAATTAATAAACGACGTGAGTAAAAATGTAAAGCCCCATACCTTTACATTGCTGTTCCTTGACTTGGATGGCTTTAAGGAGGTGAATGACACGTTAGGTCATGATTATGGCGATTTGTTAATTGTTGATGCAGCAAAACGTATTCAGGCCATTATTAACAAAGGCGATACCCTTGCGCGATTAGGCGGCGATGAATTCACTATATTCCTGCGCGATGTAGCAGAGCCCAGTGTTATCGAAAGCATTGCGAATCGAATTAGATATGAGTTTAATAAACCCTTCCTGATCCGCGATGAAAGTGTCCATATAACCGCCAGTATTGGCGCGAGTTCTTACCCAGAGTGTGGTCAGTCTGCTGAAGAAATAATGAAAAAAGCCGACTTAGCAATGTATGAGGCAAAATCATCAGGAAGGAATTGCTATCGCTTCTTTCACACTTCAATGTTAGAAAAATTAGAAGCCAAAAAGCTGGTGATAAGCGACTTGCGCCAAGCCTTGAAAAATGACGAACTAGAACTCTTCTATCAACCTATCTACAACATTGAAACACGAAAAATTGATAAAGCAGAAGCGTTAATTCGTTGGCATCATCCAGAGAAGGGGGTAATTTCACCTCAGGACTTTATTCCTATCGCGGAAGAAAATGGCCTAATTGTAGAGCTGGGAAATTGGGTGCTTCAAAATGCGATTGCTAATGTTCAAGCGTTTAGGCAAAGCTTGTGCCCTAACTTTTGCGTAAATATTAATGTTTCTGCCGCGCAATTAAAGCCAGAAGACAACTGGATACCTGAGTTTATCCGTATTCTGGATGACGCTAATTTAGGCGCAAATGCAATAGCAATAGAAATCACTGAAACTGCATTGATGACAGATAGAAAGAAGGTGGTTGAAGACTTACGTTTACTGAAAGAAAAAGGTGTTGAGATCGCTATTGATGACTTTGGAGTAGGGTATTCTTCATTGTCGTATTTGCAACAGCTAAAAATAGATATCATCAAGATAGACAAAAGTTTCGTCCAACAGCTAGGTATTGATTCAGCAGGTACTACACTGTGCAATACCATTGTTCAAATGGCGAAAAATCTAAATATTAAGGTGGTTGCTGAAGGTATCGAGGATGAAGCCCAACTACAGATGTTAACGGAGTTTGGTTGCCATTTTGGTCAAGGATATTTTATCGCTAAACCCGCGCAAGCGAAAAAATTCGAAACGTTTTTTCACGCATTTAAGCCTGCACATATTGCATCAAAAACGGCGCTGAAAGGTGAGGTGTTGTTATAA
- a CDS encoding YfiR family protein, protein MKNYIKIVLIIFIIALPFSESHARSSNRENAIKAGFIYNFALYSSGEWFDPNESDVYRICSNDSDFVNSALITLANQKVKGKPVVATYIDHPESGCHSLFIVEKSQHKPVSLDSAEFISTMIISESKNIAQWSGHINLFKTGGKIRFEIAPQRLERANIVMSSKVMRLGRVVDTPREPW, encoded by the coding sequence ATGAAGAATTACATCAAAATAGTACTTATCATTTTTATCATTGCACTGCCATTTAGTGAGTCACATGCACGCTCAAGTAACAGAGAAAATGCGATTAAAGCAGGATTTATCTATAACTTTGCACTTTACAGCTCTGGTGAGTGGTTCGATCCTAACGAAAGTGATGTCTACAGAATATGCAGCAACGATTCTGATTTTGTAAATTCAGCTTTAATTACGCTCGCAAATCAGAAGGTGAAAGGAAAGCCTGTTGTAGCTACTTATATAGATCACCCTGAGTCTGGGTGTCACTCGCTGTTTATCGTAGAGAAAAGTCAGCATAAGCCAGTCTCACTCGATAGTGCTGAGTTCATCAGTACTATGATTATTTCAGAGTCCAAAAATATTGCTCAGTGGTCAGGGCATATAAACTTATTTAAGACGGGCGGAAAAATACGTTTTGAAATAGCCCCGCAAAGGCTCGAGAGAGCAAATATCGTAATGAGTTCAAAGGTAATGAGATTGGGGCGAGTTGTTGACACGCCGCGAGAGCCATGGTGA
- a CDS encoding TonB-dependent receptor plug domain-containing protein → MKVLTGLLVALLIPFGAASQSIDSKHLALDALMDLDVQLSTVTRRLRVAKENAASIYVLPGDEIKRSGVTSIPQALSLVPGLQVRKIDNNNWAVTLRAVAGRFSSRMLVLVNGQSIYDAVDGGVNWESLNTPLYDIERIEVVRSNGGLSWGNNATNGVVNIITKHSEDTRGLLSTLEVGSELTNAAIRFGKDLDSLGSFRVHAFSKNLRESNNAHFSITPNDSNHSQGIGTRFDLNLSDSVFVLVQGEYQNIDIRNVVLAPDLLTNATQFNEDSETRDLFNFAVRLDHIIDNNTSQVFQLTYNNEEYDSFYFEDKQEDVSIDYLISSQINAFQFDFGLNYRNIGLTLTNNDYLTSLNNLDSLQYYSAFLQAQYEHIPSQVSVSLGSKVERNSAIGWQHQPSAKVMWKVNEESTLWGSISKGSRFPSFTEMDLSFRAAGIPFGNFILAQIIQGNKDIQAEQSVSKEVGYRYSASRWDIDLSLFKTEADNVLTTDVAINPPSLFIQTFVSDGRLDTYGAEAFVDWQVASWVNTELTYSFAKIDYDLSENLQSPTGENSKVEQWLFKTSLQLSDAHSLFTTARWERGDAYSTDDYYALDVSWQWQISENLQFSATGNNLFISDRVEYANTRQLFVVPSFIEPSYVINLSYFFE, encoded by the coding sequence ATGAAAGTTTTAACCGGACTTTTGGTAGCGTTGCTTATCCCATTTGGGGCAGCCTCGCAGTCGATAGATAGTAAACATCTAGCGTTAGACGCACTGATGGATTTAGATGTGCAACTTTCCACCGTTACTCGTCGGTTACGTGTTGCAAAGGAAAATGCTGCATCCATTTATGTTCTTCCTGGCGATGAAATAAAGCGTTCAGGTGTAACCTCTATTCCCCAAGCCCTATCGCTTGTGCCTGGTCTACAGGTGCGAAAAATTGATAACAACAACTGGGCTGTAACATTACGTGCGGTAGCAGGGCGTTTTTCTAGCCGAATGTTAGTGCTTGTCAATGGGCAAAGTATTTATGATGCAGTAGACGGTGGAGTCAACTGGGAAAGCCTCAATACTCCGTTGTATGACATTGAAAGAATTGAAGTAGTTAGAAGTAATGGTGGATTGTCATGGGGAAATAATGCCACTAATGGTGTGGTAAATATTATTACTAAACATAGCGAAGATACCCGTGGTTTACTGAGTACCTTAGAGGTGGGTAGTGAACTGACAAACGCCGCTATTCGCTTTGGTAAAGATCTCGACTCTTTGGGTTCGTTTAGGGTTCATGCTTTTAGTAAAAACCTTCGAGAATCAAACAACGCTCATTTTTCTATTACCCCCAATGATAGTAACCACTCTCAAGGTATTGGTACGCGCTTTGACCTCAACTTGAGTGACAGCGTATTCGTATTAGTGCAAGGTGAGTACCAAAACATCGACATTAGAAATGTCGTGTTGGCTCCCGATTTACTAACAAACGCCACCCAATTTAATGAAGATTCAGAGACAAGAGACTTATTTAATTTTGCGGTTCGACTTGATCACATCATCGATAACAATACCAGCCAAGTTTTCCAGTTAACCTACAACAACGAAGAGTACGATTCATTTTATTTCGAAGATAAACAAGAAGATGTCAGTATTGATTATTTGATAAGCTCACAAATCAATGCATTTCAGTTCGACTTTGGATTAAATTATCGCAATATCGGCTTAACGCTGACAAATAATGACTACCTTACCTCGTTAAATAATCTTGATAGCCTGCAGTATTACAGTGCTTTTTTACAAGCCCAATATGAACACATTCCCAGCCAAGTTAGCGTTAGCTTAGGAAGTAAAGTTGAGCGTAATAGTGCCATAGGTTGGCAGCATCAACCCTCAGCCAAAGTGATGTGGAAGGTGAATGAGGAGTCTACGCTTTGGGGGTCAATATCAAAAGGCAGCCGCTTTCCATCGTTTACTGAAATGGATTTATCTTTCCGCGCTGCAGGTATCCCTTTCGGCAACTTTATATTGGCGCAAATCATTCAAGGCAATAAAGATATACAAGCTGAGCAGTCAGTTTCAAAAGAGGTTGGCTATCGCTACAGCGCCAGTCGATGGGATATCGATTTATCGTTGTTTAAAACCGAAGCTGACAACGTACTCACCACTGACGTTGCGATAAATCCGCCTTCCTTATTCATTCAAACATTTGTCTCTGACGGACGATTGGATACTTACGGTGCAGAGGCCTTTGTAGATTGGCAAGTTGCCTCCTGGGTTAATACTGAACTTACCTATAGTTTTGCCAAAATCGATTATGATCTCTCAGAAAATTTGCAATCACCAACGGGCGAAAATTCAAAGGTTGAACAGTGGTTGTTCAAAACATCTTTGCAGCTTAGTGATGCTCATTCACTCTTTACTACTGCTCGCTGGGAGAGGGGGGACGCTTACAGTACTGACGACTACTATGCGTTAGACGTATCATGGCAATGGCAAATATCGGAGAACTTACAGTTTAGTGCCACCGGAAATAATTTGTTTATTAGTGATAGGGTTGAGTATGCAAATACGCGGCAACTTTTTGTAGTTCCTTCGTTTATTGAACCCTCTTACGTTATCAACCTTAGCTACTTTTTTGAGTAA
- the secF gene encoding protein translocase subunit SecF: MQLLKLSETINFMRLRVPAMVLSTILILGSFVSLGVNSLNWGLDFTGGTLIEVGYEDSANLESIRTLLNNAEFEDAIVQNFGSSQEVLIRIAPRDGVKAATIGEQVLAALRADGTAVDMRRIEFVGPNVGEELTEQGGLAMLVALICILVYVAMRFEWRFALGSVSALAHDVILTLGLFSILQIEFDLTVLAAVLAVIGYSLNDTIVVSDRIRENFRKIRKGEPIDIINISLTQTLNRTIITSLTTVLVLVALFYKGGALIHGFATALLFGVVVGTYSSVYIASSVALALGISKEDLMPPQVEKEGADLDPMP; this comes from the coding sequence ATGCAATTATTAAAGTTATCTGAAACCATTAATTTCATGCGTCTGCGTGTGCCAGCGATGGTGCTATCTACCATTCTTATTTTAGGCTCGTTCGTCTCTTTAGGCGTGAACAGTCTTAATTGGGGATTAGATTTCACTGGCGGAACGCTAATTGAAGTTGGTTATGAAGATTCGGCAAACCTCGAATCGATTCGTACGTTACTTAACAATGCGGAATTCGAAGATGCTATTGTACAAAACTTTGGCAGCAGCCAAGAGGTGCTTATTCGTATTGCCCCTCGTGACGGTGTTAAAGCCGCCACCATTGGTGAGCAAGTATTAGCAGCGCTACGTGCTGACGGCACTGCGGTTGATATGCGTCGTATTGAGTTCGTAGGGCCAAACGTTGGCGAAGAGCTTACCGAACAGGGCGGCTTAGCCATGTTGGTGGCGCTAATTTGTATATTAGTTTACGTTGCCATGCGTTTTGAATGGCGTTTCGCACTAGGTTCTGTATCGGCTCTTGCTCATGATGTTATTCTGACCTTGGGGTTATTTTCGATACTTCAAATTGAATTTGATTTAACGGTACTCGCAGCGGTATTAGCGGTAATTGGTTACTCGCTTAACGATACCATTGTTGTATCCGATCGTATTCGTGAAAACTTCCGTAAAATTCGCAAAGGTGAGCCTATTGATATTATCAATATCTCGCTTACGCAAACCTTGAACCGTACCATTATTACGTCATTAACCACGGTACTGGTATTGGTTGCACTGTTTTACAAAGGCGGCGCGCTAATTCACGGATTCGCTACTGCATTGTTGTTCGGTGTGGTTGTGGGTACCTACTCTTCAGTTTATATTGCCAGCTCGGTTGCACTAGCACTGGGGATCAGCAAAGAAGATTTGATGCCACCTCAGGTGGAAAAAGAAGGTGCCGATTTAGATCCTATGCCGTAA
- the secD gene encoding protein translocase subunit SecD, translated as MLNKNSIWKVLSTLIVIGLCALYALPNIYGEDHAVQISAGRDAVVTESMVGQVESTLAAKGITPKRIEFEDEQILVRISDSDTQLVAREALEDALGDDYFVAMNLAPDTPEWLEGLGGTPMKLGLDLRGGVHFLMEVDMTEVITKSLEDAESGFRTSLREEGIRYRGVTQKEDYVEITFRDEETLDKAEFFLRNQNRDLTLSQTDDLVLRAVFSEAKLQEIRENAVKQNITIIRNRVNQLGVAEPLVQKQGADRIVVQLPGIQDTARAKEILNATATLEFRMVDQKNDVRDALNGRVPAGSQVIEDQQGIPQLLEKRIMLTGSHIIDANSGVDEYGLPNVNISLDSEGGNKMSRSTRGNIGKPMATVFIEYKSNGERNKDDKLIFEKHEQVISVATIRAQLGSKFQITGLDSPKEARDLALLLRAGALIAPIQIVEERTVGPSLGKENIELGTQAIVYGLLAVLVFMLIYYKAFGIVANIALITNLVMIVGIMSMIPGATLTLPGMAGIVLTVGMAVDANVLIFERIREELRDGRSPQQAIHHGYDSAFSTILDANITTFIAGLILFAVGTGPIKGFSITLMIGIATSMFTAILLTRVIVNAVWGGRRNVQKLAI; from the coding sequence GTGCTAAATAAAAATTCAATCTGGAAAGTGCTAAGTACGCTTATTGTCATTGGACTATGCGCACTTTATGCACTTCCCAATATCTACGGTGAAGATCACGCTGTGCAGATTTCTGCAGGCCGTGACGCTGTTGTAACCGAGTCAATGGTAGGCCAAGTTGAGTCTACGTTGGCGGCAAAAGGTATTACTCCTAAGCGCATCGAATTCGAAGATGAGCAGATTCTCGTTCGCATCTCAGATTCAGACACTCAATTAGTTGCCCGTGAAGCATTGGAAGATGCATTAGGTGACGATTATTTTGTGGCAATGAACTTAGCACCTGATACGCCAGAATGGCTTGAAGGGTTAGGTGGCACGCCAATGAAGCTCGGTTTGGATTTACGTGGTGGCGTTCATTTCTTAATGGAAGTGGACATGACCGAAGTGATCACCAAGTCATTGGAAGATGCTGAAAGCGGTTTTCGTACTTCTTTGCGTGAAGAAGGCATTCGTTATCGTGGTGTTACGCAAAAAGAAGATTACGTAGAAATCACCTTCCGTGATGAAGAAACGCTTGATAAAGCAGAGTTTTTCTTACGTAACCAAAATCGCGACCTTACGCTAAGCCAAACTGATGACTTAGTGCTTCGTGCAGTATTTTCTGAAGCTAAACTTCAAGAGATTCGCGAGAACGCGGTTAAGCAAAACATAACGATCATTCGTAACCGGGTTAACCAATTAGGTGTTGCTGAGCCTTTGGTTCAAAAGCAAGGTGCCGACCGTATTGTTGTGCAACTTCCAGGTATTCAAGACACCGCTCGTGCAAAAGAAATTCTAAATGCAACGGCAACGCTAGAATTTAGAATGGTTGATCAGAAAAACGATGTACGTGATGCATTAAATGGCCGCGTACCAGCGGGCTCTCAGGTTATTGAAGACCAGCAAGGTATTCCTCAGTTGCTTGAAAAACGCATCATGCTTACGGGTAGTCATATTATCGATGCCAACAGTGGCGTAGATGAGTACGGTTTACCTAACGTTAATATTTCTCTTGATTCAGAGGGCGGCAATAAAATGTCTCGCTCGACCCGCGGCAACATTGGCAAACCAATGGCCACGGTGTTTATTGAATACAAGTCAAATGGCGAGCGTAATAAAGACGACAAGCTTATCTTTGAAAAGCATGAGCAAGTTATCTCTGTTGCCACCATCCGAGCTCAGCTGGGCAGTAAATTTCAAATTACCGGCCTTGATTCTCCAAAAGAAGCCCGCGATTTAGCTTTACTACTTCGCGCCGGTGCATTGATTGCCCCTATTCAAATTGTTGAAGAGCGCACGGTAGGGCCAAGCTTAGGTAAAGAGAATATTGAACTTGGTACGCAAGCTATTGTGTATGGTTTGTTAGCGGTTCTGGTATTTATGCTTATTTACTACAAAGCTTTTGGTATTGTGGCAAACATTGCACTTATCACGAACTTAGTGATGATTGTGGGTATTATGTCGATGATCCCTGGTGCTACGCTAACCTTACCCGGTATGGCAGGTATTGTACTTACCGTTGGTATGGCGGTAGATGCTAACGTGCTTATTTTCGAGCGAATTCGAGAAGAGTTGCGTGATGGAAGAAGCCCTCAACAAGCTATTCATCATGGCTATGACAGCGCGTTCTCTACCATTTTAGATGCTAACATCACCACGTTTATTGCGGGTCTTATTCTGTTCGCTGTAGGAACCGGTCCAATTAAAGGCTTCTCTATTACGCTAATGATTGGTATTGCTACCTCTATGTTTACTGCTATTTTACTGACACGCGTTATCGTTAACGCAGTGTGGGGCGGTCGACGTAATGTACAGAAATTAGCGATATAG
- the yajC gene encoding preprotein translocase subunit YajC — protein sequence MSLFISSAHAQASGGAAQGGGMEMIIMLAVFGLIFYFLLYRPQAKRVKEHKNLVTSLGKGDEVLTQGGIVGRITKVSDDKDFIEISLNDTNNIVVQKSSVTAVLPKGTMKSL from the coding sequence ATGAGCCTATTTATCTCAAGCGCACACGCGCAAGCTTCTGGTGGCGCTGCACAAGGCGGTGGCATGGAAATGATCATCATGTTGGCCGTATTCGGTTTAATCTTTTACTTCTTACTTTATCGCCCTCAAGCGAAGCGTGTAAAAGAGCATAAAAACTTAGTTACCTCACTGGGTAAAGGCGATGAAGTGCTAACACAAGGTGGCATTGTTGGTCGTATTACCAAAGTGTCTGACGACAAAGATTTCATCGAAATCTCTCTTAACGACACGAACAACATTGTTGTACAGAAGTCGTCTGTAACAGCAGTGTTGCCAAAAGGCACTATGAAGTCGCTGTAA
- the tgt gene encoding tRNA guanosine(34) transglycosylase Tgt translates to MQFELLKTDGKARRGRLVFDRGVVETPAFMPVGTYGTVKGMTPEELEDSGAHICLGNTFHLMLRPGTGVIRQHGDLHDFMHWDKPILTDSGGFQVFSLGDLRKITEEGVTFRSPINGEKILLTPEKSMEVQRDLGSDIVMIFDECTPYPATEQEARVSMEMSLRWAKRSKESHGDSPAALFGIIQGGMYEGLRDVSLAGLEAIGFDGYAIGGLSVGEPKEDMIRIIDHTAPQIPEDKPRYLMGVGKPEDIVEAVRRGIDMFDCVMPTRNARNGHLFVTDGVVKIRNAVHRNDTSPLDGNCDCYTCKNYSRSYLHHLDKCNEILGARLNTIHNLRYYQRVMQGLRDAIEADSLDDFVHTFYEQKNMPVPAL, encoded by the coding sequence ATGCAATTTGAGTTGTTGAAAACCGATGGTAAAGCCAGACGCGGGCGTCTGGTTTTTGATCGTGGTGTGGTAGAAACCCCAGCATTTATGCCAGTGGGTACCTACGGCACAGTAAAAGGGATGACCCCTGAAGAATTAGAAGACAGTGGTGCACATATTTGCCTTGGCAATACGTTCCACTTAATGTTGCGTCCAGGTACTGGTGTTATCCGCCAGCATGGCGACTTGCATGACTTTATGCATTGGGACAAGCCAATCCTTACTGATTCAGGTGGTTTCCAAGTGTTTAGCTTAGGTGATTTACGTAAAATTACCGAAGAAGGGGTAACCTTCCGCTCGCCAATTAACGGTGAGAAGATTTTACTTACGCCAGAAAAGTCGATGGAAGTGCAACGTGACCTAGGCTCTGACATCGTGATGATTTTTGATGAGTGCACGCCTTATCCTGCGACTGAGCAAGAAGCGCGAGTATCCATGGAAATGTCTCTGCGTTGGGCGAAGCGAAGCAAAGAATCTCATGGCGATAGCCCTGCTGCTTTGTTTGGTATCATTCAAGGTGGTATGTACGAAGGTCTGCGTGATGTATCGCTAGCTGGACTTGAAGCTATTGGCTTCGACGGATATGCCATTGGTGGCTTATCAGTTGGTGAACCTAAAGAAGATATGATCCGCATTATCGATCATACCGCGCCGCAAATTCCAGAAGACAAACCTCGTTATTTAATGGGCGTGGGTAAGCCAGAAGATATCGTAGAAGCGGTGCGCCGTGGTATCGATATGTTCGATTGCGTTATGCCAACCCGTAACGCTAGAAATGGTCACTTGTTTGTTACCGATGGGGTAGTAAAAATTCGTAATGCGGTACACCGCAATGATACGTCGCCTCTTGATGGAAATTGTGACTGTTACACTTGTAAAAACTATTCTCGCTCTTATCTACATCATTTAGATAAGTGTAATGAGATTTTGGGTGCGCGTTTAAACACCATCCATAACCTTCGTTACTACCAACGTGTTATGCAAGGCCTTCGCGATGCTATTGAAGCAGACTCGCTGGATGATTTCGTACACACTTTTTATGAACAAAAAAATATGCCGGTTCCGGCACTATAA
- the queA gene encoding tRNA preQ1(34) S-adenosylmethionine ribosyltransferase-isomerase QueA: protein MKLSDYRFTLPENLIAKYPTEDRTASRLLQLNGKSGAVTHSMFNDMLSLVEEGDLLVFNNTRVIPARLLGKKETGGQVEVLIERILTEHTALAHVRASKAPKPGTRLLLEDHVNISVEGRDDALFLLRFDHDETALSLLEQYGHMPLPPYIDRPDESTDKERYQTVYNETPGAVAAPTAGLHFDDDMLAALKAKGVNLAFVTLHVGAGTFQPVRVENIEEHKMHAEYAEVSQDVVDAVLTTKANGKRVIAVGTTSVRSLESAAKASAEQAIENNAGESPVIAPFHSDTEIFIYPGFTFKVVDAMFTNFHLPESTLMMLISAFAGRENVMNAYQEAIEKEYRFFSYGDSMFIEKA, encoded by the coding sequence ATGAAATTATCAGATTATCGCTTCACACTTCCAGAAAACCTTATTGCCAAGTACCCAACAGAAGACAGAACGGCAAGCCGTTTACTTCAGTTGAATGGTAAGTCGGGCGCTGTTACTCATTCTATGTTTAACGACATGCTGTCGTTAGTTGAAGAGGGTGACCTTCTGGTATTTAATAACACTCGGGTAATTCCTGCTCGCCTGTTAGGTAAGAAAGAAACCGGCGGGCAAGTTGAAGTGCTTATAGAACGTATTTTAACCGAGCACACCGCTCTTGCGCATGTGCGAGCCAGTAAAGCACCAAAGCCTGGTACCCGTTTATTGCTAGAAGATCATGTAAATATATCGGTTGAAGGACGTGATGATGCCTTGTTCTTACTGCGCTTCGACCATGACGAAACAGCACTTTCGTTGTTAGAGCAGTATGGTCACATGCCATTGCCACCCTATATTGACCGCCCTGATGAATCCACCGATAAAGAGCGCTACCAAACGGTTTACAACGAAACGCCAGGGGCAGTTGCAGCACCTACCGCGGGCTTACACTTTGATGACGATATGCTAGCTGCGCTGAAAGCAAAAGGCGTTAATTTAGCCTTTGTTACCTTGCATGTTGGGGCAGGTACTTTCCAGCCTGTAAGAGTGGAGAATATTGAAGAGCATAAAATGCATGCCGAGTACGCCGAAGTATCCCAAGACGTGGTAGATGCCGTATTGACAACCAAAGCCAACGGCAAGCGGGTTATTGCGGTAGGCACGACATCGGTACGTTCATTAGAATCTGCGGCAAAAGCCAGTGCAGAGCAGGCAATAGAAAATAATGCGGGAGAAAGCCCTGTGATTGCGCCTTTTCATTCCGATACCGAAATTTTTATCTACCCAGGTTTTACCTTCAAAGTCGTCGATGCCATGTTCACTAATTTTCATTTGCCTGAATCGACACTTATGATGCTAATAAGTGCTTTTGCTGGCAGGGAGAATGTTATGAATGCGTATCAAGAAGCTATCGAGAAGGAGTATCGATTCTTTAGTTACGGCGACAGTATGTTTATCGAAAAAGCCTGA
- a CDS encoding DUF6471 domain-containing protein has protein sequence MSAKNAWRQTVARLVKSEMSVRGVKYQALSMRLADIGIEQSADNLRNKVNKGIMGADLLVQILYVLKARAVDAALIEEILTDLDDTNR, from the coding sequence TTGAGTGCTAAAAATGCATGGCGACAAACCGTAGCACGACTCGTTAAGTCTGAAATGTCTGTGCGTGGAGTAAAATATCAAGCGCTCAGCATGCGTTTAGCCGACATTGGCATAGAACAAAGTGCTGATAATCTGAGGAACAAAGTGAATAAAGGCATTATGGGCGCAGATTTGTTAGTACAAATATTATACGTACTTAAAGCGCGAGCAGTAGATGCGGCGTTAATCGAAGAAATCTTAACTGATCTTGACGATACAAACAGGTAA